ttttttcaagtgggTGGGTTGTTATATATTGATTACCCTTTTAATCCTGAACATTTAGAGATtttcattttgagtttgattttgaatttttctccTGAATTTGCACATTTCTAATCTCCCCCCTAAAAAATTAATacattgtttttactttaaaactcgaaatctcatttttttttccatacatATTTGTGACTTTATATACTAGAAAACTCTGACTTTTGTTTGTCACGAGTTTGCGTTATATTTGCTTCagtattttgtatgttttattgaTTCTAAAATGGTATGTACTTCTatgttaaaattcatttttaagcttttcatcCCTTTTGGTTGATCGTCCTGGTAAATTTATTTGTTAAGTAAAATCATTCTCATATTCTTGAACTCTGCTTGTGATGATACTTGacatcagtgatactcaacccatggctcttgagccacatgtgactCTTTAGTGATGAATTGTGGCTTTTTTacgtcttaattttaaatattattcctcaGAAGACAAAGGGAAACTCTGACCTCAAAAATTACCTGTtaaaagtcacattaatcagtttgatcCCCACAGTTATACAGGAGGCTTAACTGTCAACCTTAGTTATTTGTCTGTaaatttccattgcccttatttgctgtttttttcccctttttttcccctttttgccacttttgatcaattggcacttgtttttgccacttctgtcttttttgccccatttcaccattttatgccacttaaATCGcttctttgtcctttttcaacattttttgccacttttcacccatttaaacgGTGACACTTTTTTCCTATCTTTGCCCGTATTTTTaacactctttgctgctttttgcccattttagtcacctttaaCTAATGccacatttgtgccacttttggaccatttttgccatctgcaactcatttttttgtcacttatcacccatttttccaatttACACGCCTTATCCACTTTACTTCATTTTCcacagtttttgccaatttatgccTATTTGCtccttttcgcccattttttaccactttttttgccacttgccaccattttaaccatgtttaactcacttttaatgccactttaaccaattttcaccacttaaattgtggctcttgcgaagATGTTTTGCCGAAGatgcagggttgagtaacactgctctatataTTGTCAAGTTCTTCTCAAAGCTGAAGGCAGAGTTGTGTACTGAGAGGGGATCAAGGatggatgaaaaataaatgccaTGAATGATACTGAACTACTAAACTTGATGCGTTTTATTTAGCATATTTATTAAGTTTGATATGTGGATGAACATATATATGAGGAAATGCTGTCTCTTgtataaaattgttttaatcCTGATTTTCCTCTTTCCTCTGAAACAGATGGAGTCAGAGTTCTGCTTTGAGTCCAGAAACAACTCCTGCTTAAAGAGAAGTTATCCCCTCCCCATACGTGTCTGCCTTTACATCTCCATCGGAGTTATAATCATTTTAACAGTGTGTGGAAACCTTCTCGTCACGTTCACCGTTGCTTATTTCAAGCAGCTCCATACTCCTACCAATTACCTGATCTTCTCTCTGGCCATGTCTGACCTCCTCTTGGGATCACTGGTCATGGTCCCTGGTATGATTCGGGTTATAGAGTCCTGCTGGTATTTTGGCGACTTCTTCTGTAAAGTCTGCATAAGTATTGACATCATGTTGGTTACAGCGTCTATTATTAATCTGGCATTCATTTCTATTGATCGATACTATGCTGTCTGCCAGCCTCTGCTTTACAGAACTAAAATGTCTACTCGTGTTGTGTTGATTATGGTTTTACTGTGTTGGAGTATTTCTCCTATTATGGGCTTTGGGctagttttttttaacctgaatactTTTGGAATGGAAGACTCTCACTATAAGCAATATGTATGTGAAGGCAGGTGTTCTATGACTCAAGGCAAGCTCGCTGGCACGTTGTcgactttagtttgtttttacatgCCAGGAGTAATACTGCTGGGAGTCTACATGAAGATTTTCCTCGTTGCAAAGAAACAGTTTCACAGCATACACAATGCCAGCgctgttaaaatgtcaaacacaaaCCAGACAAAAGCCACCAAAACCCTGGCCATCATCCTTGGTGGGTTTCTTTCTTTCTGGAGTCCTTTTTTCATCTGTAATCTAGTCTATCCTTATGTGGATTACTCAGTACCACGAGAACTGTATAGTGCATTTGGATGGCTGGGCTTCCTGAACTCTACTGTGAATCCTATGATTTATGCATTCTTCTATAGTTGGTTCAGAAAGGCGTTTCGTTTAGTGATTTCAGGTAAAATCTTCAAATCAGACCTTTCAGATATGATACTTTTTACTGAATAAACTGTTGAAAGGGTTAATCAAAAAGCATCCATGTTGGAAAAGGATCACCGGCTGGGTATACCATTAAGGAAAAATATTTTACGGTGCTTCCACAGCTCCTTACAAAGTCTtaccgtaaaataccaaataatagccgGGGCGTTTATTTGTTtcaatcactgagcagaccaGTCAGCTGTTTGGAACAGGTGTTTAATTCCTTACTCACAAAAATTTtgcttagcaaaaattggaaaaatgtggtaaatttaatcaaactatttatttacaccagtatgaatatcacttttacattttcaagacaagattacagtaccataggtatacttttgtcttcttctgtcaactcaacactctctaaacactttaaatactggtaaggaactaaacaaacacaaagttgacgacagacagtttaaagttaatgttgtactttttattttttcgcTGCACTGGGGCATGgcgctgctatctcacttgagaaaaccagcaagggacggaGGTaccccagccaatgaggaggctagtactcgcagccaatcaggctcaggtcagagggagcattcctattggccactgtagcttctgtatctcagctcagtgagaagctGATTCAATGGTGGAATTACGGCCGTGTTCGttcctgtgtagaatttgttcatgatgaaatgaagtgttttcttgcttgtgattcggccattgatttcagtggaaaagcagagcaaaatcactccacaagCACTTTGCCACCGTGAGTGTTCAATTCAGCGGATATTGTCATCTGCGAGGAGGCacgtaaagagaggggcggagttaCGGAGCTCAGACAGGGAGAAGAATAGGAAGGGAGTCGGGAGTTGATTCTATACATATTGGAgctgtaaataaattacatccggcatttatttggaataggcgtttatttgtcaaaatgtactgcaACACCTGGCGGTTAATTGGGTCCCGGCAGTTAACTGGGACCCGGcgattatttggtattttacggtaCTTTAAACTTATGATGTAAGTCCATAAAACGTCTTATAAAGCCTTACTTTTGTGAGaggttgcttttgtttttgatccAGTCTTTCTTTTCCAGCAAACTTCATTCTTttgtaaatatctttttttgtgCGTATGCTTGTTCATGTGACATATAATGGCATCTACATCATTCTGGACTGAACCTTTTTCATTTCAAGTGAGAAATCCCAAATCAGGAAACAATCTGTTCCCAGTTAGtgtttaaaaataggaaaataaaacaaggaaaaaacgGACTACCGTCGACCCTTTTTGGCTGTCTGGGTTAAACTGGGaatcaaaaaatttaaaaaaaggttgattcattttcttcttctggttttcaaaataagaagtaaagaaatgaagaaaggtttatttttcgactgttgttttggtgtttacAACCCCTGCAACAAGtcaaaaatataggaaaaatgggaatgttacatcaccagtcGTATTCTCTCtgatcttcattttttaaatctgaacacaaaaaaaaaagattaaccAAATATGGTTGAATTTTCCTTAATAAGGTATGCATCTATCTAtgtaaataacacattttttatttctcctttcttgggggaaaatgaaaaaaacaaaaatgaataaccattcagtttttatttcccattttatttattcccaATTTAAAGTAATATAAACTGGCTGAAAGGGCAAAGAtaatcaaaaattttaaaaaaattaaacagttataccttttctgtttgttgttttctaaaaagaaacttttaaatgaaaaatgaaacagattttttttcatctacggtgttttgattattttggctTTACAACACCTGTAACAGGTTAAAAATATAGGAGCAAGGAATGTGGGGTGGGGTCAAAAATGAACAacctttcagtttttatttcccattttatttattctcaatttacttaatttgttgttttgtaaaaagaaacttacaaataaagaatttgttaatacttttttttcagttgacaCTTGTAACAGGTCAAAAAATTtaccacaaaaaaacaataagatgAACAAAACAAACCATTTTTTATTCCCTCCCTTTTTCttgaaaacaaagttaaaaactgaaatggatggccatttatttatttatttatttgttaaatttaattttaactgCCTGAAAGGACTAAAgtcattaaaaaggaaaaacaaacagtcattggttttctgtttctcatttctcaaaaggaagtaaaaaaaatgaacagtttgtttttcatctaCTGTTCTTGTGTTTACAACACCTGCAACAGGtgaaaaatatctgcaaaaaggAATGTTACATTAGCAGTCTGCCattctttgatcttctttttttgatctgagcaaaaaaaaaacagtaagttgaataaaaaaatttctttattctctttttttaaaagatgctttattgatgcatataaaaatgttttcagaagtgATAACAGCTTATTATATTTCTGATTTCCTGCAAatagacattaaaataaatgtttgttttttgacactttcacgGCAGATTATATCATTTTTCTTCATGTGTATAATTTAATGGTATTTGAAACTGATGTTGGGCTGCATTTGAGGGCTGGATGTGGCCTTCACCTGACCTTCAAGTATAAGCATTTTAACAAaatgcagtgcttaacaaatttattagaccacctgtcatatttgtctcaaagaccatccagcatcatgaagtgctttaatgcggactctttcattctcagtgagctctccacgttttaccattttgaacaggaaggaggaatttcaaactgaattcacccaaattatatgtttagcacatttaaaacaacttcagtagaccaaagtgctttactatagtgaagcactttggtctactgaagttgttttaaatgtgctatacaaataaacttgaaGTGAATTGAATTGAACATCAGATGCACCTAGCTGTCGCGCCGAACAGGAAGGCATCCATCTCATAGTGCAATCGCAGAGTCCTTGGCAGCTTGTTCAGCACTTTCGAGAGGAACCAGGATTTCATCCAGCATTTCGCAATTGACTGTAGCCGCTGCTCTGCGACCTGCTTGAATGCCCATCTCATAGACTTGTCAGACAGTGCTTGCACCGCCTGTGAGAATGGCGCCAGCTTCAGAGTTAAACTCAGACACGAACCCTCTCATGAATTCAACGAGATTAGGGAATTTGCCTGCTTGGAACAGGGATGCTTCCGGGAGTTCTGGGAATCTTACATAGGGTTGAAAATCCCCCAGTGCAAAATAAGCAAAGCACGCCTCTTTATATCTGTTCTGTTCAGGTCACTGATGAACAAGCCAAAAGTAAGCCCTGGCAAGAGGTTGGCAATAAATAGGTCTCGAATTAACATGAACATGGCAATGCCTGGAGATAGAGTGATAGATGTTCCACAATCTTCATCCATGGCTCTGCATGCTCGAGCTTCACGCTAAGAGAGAGTCCTACTACAACCCATCTGATTGTCATAGACGCTCTTATGATGCGAGCCAGAACATCCATTGCAGGTCCACTGATGAGAAAGCTCTGATCCACATTAGCCGAGGAACCTTCAATCACGTGCCTGATACGCGTTAGCACGTTTGTGATGGATGATCCATGACACTGCTTTATGCGCGAGTGTAAAAACAAATGTGCAGACTACAGACAGCACATTGAGTCATCGTGTGTCTATCAAAGATCATGGGGTTCTGAGGACAAGTCAGTTGCCCAGTGCGGTATGCTACGACTGCAGTCATTGTAACCTGAGCCACTTGCCCTGCAACGATAAGTACTCTGCCTAGCGCTAGAGGGACCGGATCCAATGGACACTGCATTTTCTCACTAAGCCCTCATAAGAACTGCCTCTAGATCAGGGGCAAGTCAGGATGATCGTGACAAGCGGGGTCAACGTAGAAGAAGGCCTTCTCCTTCACATGAAAAGTTGTTTTGGCGACGTCGCCTTCTTTAACTGACCGCTTCTTGGCAGCGGACAAGGCCAACCTGCCAAGCGGCATTTGTGGGCTGGGATTCATGTTGATGCTGGCAAAGGAACTCACATGCTAGCTCTAGAACTGTAGAAGTAACTTTAAGTGctctttaatatatttttaagattACTGCAAAACCCTTTggagaagttaaaaaaaaatcctgaatcaGATAATAAAATCAACATCAAACAACCAGAATGGAAAGTTTACCCTGCAGAAATCTGCCACATTGTGAAACAGCATCTATGCTTTCATTGCGCTCTACACTGCAGGACTCACTTAGACCAGAGGAGGTCTAGATCTGCGTTGTGCTGCCCTCTGCTGTCGCCCTGTGGGAGATACACTGAAAAAGGAAAGGTGAACAGTATGGTTCAAAAATAAAGTAGTGGGGGTTTGGTAGAGACCAGTCTATACCGACACAGCTGACATCTGTGAAAATAAAGTTCTtcatatttgtctgtttttaaatttagagGTGTAATAGCTGGAGTGATGAAAGATTTCTTCATTCTGTTGGATTTAGTCGTTGGTGATATGAATCTCCCGCTCAGGAAGCTGTATGAGCCGTAGATGTTACTCTCACTGAAAAGGTTAGAGACGGATCAGGTAATCTCATACCAATAATTTTACAGGCAACCTTAACAATATATTCTAGCCTCTTTTATCATCTAATAAGGGGCTAAGGTCAGGCCAGATTCATGGAGTAATCAAACATTGTCATTAGTTTGCTGCACACCCCATGGAAGTGTAGTCTCTACATCAGTAGATATAAATTACTAATGATAAACAGGCAAACCACCA
This genomic stretch from Cheilinus undulatus linkage group 22, ASM1832078v1, whole genome shotgun sequence harbors:
- the LOC121504321 gene encoding trace amine-associated receptor 1-like, giving the protein MARNGPDDEGQYFQMESEFCFESRNNSCLKRSYPLPIRVCLYISIGVIIILTVCGNLLVTFTVAYFKQLHTPTNYLIFSLAMSDLLLGSLVMVPGMIRVIESCWYFGDFFCKVCISIDIMLVTASIINLAFISIDRYYAVCQPLLYRTKMSTRVVLIMVLLCWSISPIMGFGLVFFNLNTFGMEDSHYKQYVCEGRCSMTQGKLAGTLSTLVCFYMPGVILLGVYMKIFLVAKKQFHSIHNASAVKMSNTNQTKATKTLAIILGGFLSFWSPFFICNLVYPYVDYSVPRELYSAFGWLGFLNSTVNPMIYAFFYSWFRKAFRLVISGKIFKSDLSDMILFTE